The Peribacillus simplex genome contains a region encoding:
- a CDS encoding YfcC family protein: MFIVIVIVTVLTHILPAGQYEKIEKDGRSVVDPTSFEFVESTPVGLLEMFSSIHAGMIEGASIILFVFLFGGALGIMQATGALDSFIKFVAVRFGTKEKLLIPLMVLIFASLGTLIGSAEDALVYIAIIVPMTIALGFDALTGFAIVILGTLATGFISGITNPFNVGVAQSIAELPMYSGMGLRIALLAVFYVVTVLYIYFHAMKVKRDPEQGEYGKFRREEHAHLDKNFKMSKRHSAALIILLVNFILLVYGVIKLGWYISEIGGLFLLSGIIMGLIGGLTPSKMANGFISGAGDMVSGALIIGVAQTILVIITSGGLLDTILYYAAGLVEQLPPAINAIGMFIVQLFLNFIVPSGSGQAALTMPIMAPLADLMGVTRQTAVLAFQLGDGISNMIFPTSGVLLAGLAVAGISFTKWVKWVFPYLLIQVAVAIIFLIIAQSIQYGPF, encoded by the coding sequence ATGTTTATCGTGATTGTAATAGTGACGGTTTTAACCCATATCTTACCCGCGGGCCAATATGAAAAAATTGAAAAGGATGGCCGAAGTGTAGTCGATCCCACTTCTTTTGAATTCGTTGAATCAACACCAGTGGGATTATTGGAAATGTTCAGCAGTATTCACGCAGGGATGATTGAAGGAGCGTCCATTATCTTGTTCGTCTTTTTGTTTGGCGGAGCACTGGGAATCATGCAGGCAACAGGAGCACTGGATTCTTTCATTAAGTTTGTGGCTGTCCGATTCGGAACAAAAGAGAAATTGCTTATTCCATTGATGGTATTAATCTTCGCATCATTAGGGACCCTGATCGGCTCTGCTGAAGATGCATTAGTTTATATCGCAATTATTGTTCCGATGACGATTGCATTGGGCTTTGATGCACTTACAGGTTTTGCGATCGTCATCCTTGGAACATTGGCGACTGGATTCATTTCGGGCATTACGAACCCTTTTAATGTAGGGGTTGCCCAAAGCATTGCAGAACTGCCCATGTATTCGGGAATGGGATTGCGGATCGCTCTTCTTGCAGTGTTTTATGTCGTTACAGTATTGTACATCTATTTTCATGCAATGAAGGTTAAAAGAGACCCTGAACAGGGGGAGTATGGGAAATTCAGGCGTGAAGAACATGCACATCTTGATAAAAACTTTAAGATGAGTAAAAGACATAGCGCTGCTTTAATTATTTTATTGGTGAATTTCATCCTATTAGTATATGGAGTTATTAAATTAGGATGGTATATTAGTGAAATTGGCGGCTTGTTTTTATTAAGCGGGATCATAATGGGCCTGATTGGTGGCTTGACCCCATCCAAGATGGCCAATGGCTTCATTTCAGGAGCCGGCGATATGGTTTCCGGGGCATTGATAATAGGCGTTGCGCAGACAATCTTGGTCATCATTACAAGTGGCGGATTGCTGGATACCATTTTATATTATGCTGCAGGATTGGTTGAGCAGCTTCCTCCCGCCATAAATGCAATCGGAATGTTCATTGTCCAATTATTTCTTAACTTCATTGTTCCATCCGGAAGTGGACAAGCAGCATTGACGATGCCGATTATGGCTCCATTGGCTGATTTAATGGGCGTGACAAGACAAACTGCGGTGTTAGCTTTCCAATTAGGGGATGGGATCTCGAATATGATATTTCCGACTTCAGGAGTGCTATTGGCTGGACTGGCAGTGGCAGGCATATCATTTACGAAATGGGTAAAATGGGTGTTTCCGTATCTTTTGATTCAGGTTGCGGTAGCGATTATCTTTTTGATCATTGCCCAAAGCATACAGTATGGACCTTTTTAA
- a CDS encoding purine-cytosine permease family protein, with translation MSKENASISKDVAFGFLPASKSDRIFNLRDLILVQVVIGLSSFGLLTGGYTGTMLDAKQSLAAILFGNAFPMLLIVPITLYFARYGIDTFVGFRSSLGYLGSNIFFFVFLILTLGYISIALFMSGQALAEAANWMGMPAIFSSQATGAPFFSILLFICAFLVTVRGPIAIQKYTAVAVPVFMVLMFGLLAIVLFGQGFTKVAHILPSEPFETTSRSFATALELNIGLGFSWLPYLGQYSRLSKTEGGAFKAGFYSYGIIVCIAALVGAIAALVAGSLNPSDWMFSIAGSWGGFIGLILLSVGNVGAAIFLMYSQAVSFKTVFPKKSWMIAMGTTVPTIFLLLSSTFYDAFGSFIAVISFIMAVLGGIVVADYFFVKRQRISIRDLYDTQGSYTYWKGLNPSAVLTVVIGTIVYWALYNPLTFEASDFFLHTAAGIPTYFVALVTYYVSSKYIFRFEVDMERPSVELKEAK, from the coding sequence GTGAGTAAAGAGAATGCCTCCATTTCAAAGGATGTGGCCTTTGGTTTTTTACCGGCAAGTAAAAGTGACCGGATTTTTAACCTTCGGGATTTAATTTTAGTACAGGTTGTTATTGGCCTCTCATCTTTTGGTCTGTTAACTGGTGGATACACAGGTACAATGCTTGATGCGAAGCAGTCACTTGCAGCGATTTTATTCGGTAACGCCTTCCCTATGCTGTTGATTGTTCCTATTACCCTTTATTTTGCGCGTTATGGCATAGATACCTTTGTAGGGTTTCGAAGTTCACTAGGGTATCTAGGATCCAATATCTTTTTCTTTGTTTTTCTTATTTTAACTCTCGGCTACATTTCCATTGCGCTTTTCATGTCCGGCCAGGCGTTAGCGGAGGCTGCTAATTGGATGGGGATGCCCGCCATTTTCTCAAGCCAAGCAACTGGAGCGCCGTTTTTCTCGATTTTACTCTTCATCTGTGCATTTCTTGTAACGGTGAGGGGACCGATAGCGATTCAAAAATATACCGCAGTAGCCGTTCCTGTTTTTATGGTTCTCATGTTTGGCCTTCTCGCAATAGTCTTGTTTGGTCAGGGATTCACTAAAGTCGCACATATACTTCCTTCCGAGCCATTTGAAACGACTTCTCGTTCATTCGCGACAGCCCTGGAATTAAATATCGGTCTCGGCTTCTCATGGCTTCCATACCTTGGCCAATACAGCCGTTTATCTAAAACAGAAGGAGGAGCATTTAAAGCAGGATTCTACAGCTATGGAATCATCGTCTGTATTGCTGCTTTAGTGGGGGCCATTGCTGCACTAGTCGCTGGTTCACTTAATCCTTCCGACTGGATGTTTTCCATCGCAGGAAGTTGGGGCGGCTTCATTGGCTTGATTTTACTTTCGGTTGGGAATGTCGGTGCAGCCATTTTCCTTATGTACTCACAAGCTGTCAGCTTTAAAACTGTATTCCCGAAAAAGTCATGGATGATTGCGATGGGTACAACCGTCCCGACTATTTTCTTACTTCTAAGTTCGACGTTCTACGATGCATTTGGTTCATTCATTGCTGTCATTTCCTTTATTATGGCTGTTCTTGGCGGAATTGTCGTTGCAGATTACTTTTTTGTAAAGCGACAACGCATTTCAATAAGGGATTTGTATGACACACAAGGCTCTTATACCTATTGGAAAGGCCTTAACCCGTCGGCAGTTCTCACGGTGGTCATTGGAACGATCGTTTACTGGGCACTCTATAATCCATTGACTTTTGAAGCAAGTGACTTTTTCCTTCATACAGCTGCCGGAATTCCAACATACTTTGTCGCTTTAGTCACCTACTATGTATCATCTAAATACATTTTCCGTTTTGAAGTTGACATGGAGCGTCCATCCGTTGAATTAAAGGAAGCTAAGTAG
- a CDS encoding dimethylarginine dimethylaminohydrolase family protein: MFKNAIVRKIGKSFVNGLTTSDLGNPDYEKALVQHEAYVEALKRCGVKVTVLESDERYPDSTFVEDTAVLTPKCALVTNPGAESRNGEINEMKEVLKDFYDTIEYIQSPGMLDGGDVMQVENHFYVGLSTRTNEAGALQFKDIMAKYGFDTTIIPLKKFFHLKTGVNYLGDNNLLVAGEFINHEAFSGFNQIIVKQEEEYSGNCVRMNDCVIVPKGFEGTKKKIEDLGYTVIEVEMTEFQKQDGGLSCLSLRF; the protein is encoded by the coding sequence ATGTTTAAAAACGCGATTGTAAGAAAGATTGGAAAAAGTTTTGTAAATGGCTTAACAACATCGGATTTAGGAAACCCGGATTATGAAAAAGCACTTGTACAACACGAGGCTTATGTAGAAGCATTAAAACGCTGCGGTGTGAAAGTGACCGTTCTCGAATCGGATGAGAGATACCCTGATTCTACGTTTGTGGAAGATACAGCCGTGTTGACGCCAAAATGTGCCCTTGTAACCAATCCTGGTGCAGAAAGCCGGAATGGTGAGATTAATGAAATGAAAGAAGTTTTAAAGGACTTTTATGACACAATCGAGTATATTCAATCTCCAGGTATGTTAGATGGCGGAGATGTAATGCAAGTTGAAAATCATTTCTATGTTGGACTTTCAACTAGAACAAATGAAGCAGGTGCTCTTCAGTTCAAAGATATTATGGCTAAGTATGGTTTTGATACGACCATCATTCCCCTTAAGAAGTTCTTTCATTTAAAAACGGGTGTCAATTACCTGGGAGACAATAATTTATTAGTGGCGGGGGAATTCATTAATCACGAGGCTTTTTCTGGCTTCAATCAGATAATCGTAAAACAGGAAGAAGAATATTCGGGTAACTGCGTCAGAATGAACGACTGTGTTATTGTCCCTAAAGGGTTTGAGGGCACTAAGAAAAAAATAGAAGATTTGGGATACACAGTGATTGAAGTGGAGATGACTGAATTTCAAAAACAAGATGGCGGACTTAGTTGTCTCTCATTGAGGTTCTAA
- a CDS encoding VOC family protein has product MKINHINLTVNDVTASREFLERYFGMSCAGSRGDGFAAMKDEDGSILTLMKGSDVQYPKTFHIGFIQENEEQVNRINQRLKEDGFMVKPPQHLHRYTFYVESPGGFNVEVLC; this is encoded by the coding sequence ATGAAGATCAATCATATAAATTTAACAGTTAATGATGTTACAGCATCAAGGGAGTTTTTAGAAAGATACTTTGGAATGTCATGTGCAGGAAGCCGGGGAGATGGGTTCGCTGCAATGAAAGATGAGGATGGATCCATATTGACTCTAATGAAAGGAAGCGATGTACAATACCCGAAGACTTTTCATATTGGATTCATACAAGAGAATGAAGAGCAAGTTAACAGGATCAATCAACGGTTGAAGGAGGATGGATTCATGGTGAAACCTCCACAACACTTACACAGATATACGTTCTACGTCGAATCGCCTGGCGGATTTAACGTTGAAGTACTGTGTTAA
- a CDS encoding sigma 54-interacting transcriptional regulator, whose amino-acid sequence MDHFTSALLSIYDQLIVTDKNGTILKSTGTGNSLFQTVKSANVGGSIKDVEQDLFSTSLAEEIMGKNEKRSFMQSSWQGPEMLMTAYPIESGAWVWAYKEIKDSYPDTTRGQSGPLLESKKPSFPFVIRSKPMLDVLHKMQMVSDVSATVLLLGESGVGKEMAARAIHNMSNRSEGPFIPVNCGAIPENLIESELFGYVEGAFTSARKDGAKGKFTLAHKGILFLDEVGELPLNVQVKLLRVLQERVVTPIGSTTSHPVDIQVIAATNKSLEKMVKKGEFREDLYYRLHVVPIHLPPLRNRVDEIPHLVQFFLQKYNTLYNRNVAFTPDAIDLLCIHQWPGNVRELENTVERLVITSGMPEVDVALVKEVLPFKGPKPTSIPVIDFLMPMQEAVDLVEEQLINMAMEQYKSLKLAAKVLEVSQPTMSRKYKKLRNKIEEARFSPVDKRAILEEQINQRLRSIAVVTAAIIPAEEVISLQKNMNRQTSYSQKLKQKLTMIQEKEGVIEWVFIFIMTEDGRLIHLVADKGFVIEPGEEYIGPPEMVNVAYQAFNGKAGVTPIYEDRYGEWKTSFAPIIDDDGNIVAIVGCDYSKAYFNSEMQRLRKQLNIHV is encoded by the coding sequence ATGGATCACTTCACCTCTGCACTCTTGTCTATTTACGATCAGCTTATTGTGACAGATAAAAATGGCACCATACTGAAATCGACCGGAACAGGGAACTCCTTATTCCAAACAGTCAAATCAGCTAATGTCGGTGGTTCCATCAAGGATGTTGAACAAGATTTATTTTCCACAAGCTTGGCAGAAGAGATAATGGGCAAAAATGAAAAAAGATCTTTCATGCAGTCCTCATGGCAGGGTCCAGAAATGCTGATGACGGCATACCCGATTGAATCTGGGGCATGGGTGTGGGCCTACAAAGAAATTAAAGACTCATATCCAGATACAACAAGGGGGCAATCGGGACCTTTGTTGGAATCGAAGAAGCCATCCTTTCCATTTGTGATCCGCAGTAAACCGATGCTTGATGTTCTGCATAAAATGCAAATGGTTTCTGATGTTAGCGCAACAGTCCTTTTATTGGGGGAATCCGGTGTAGGAAAGGAAATGGCCGCCAGGGCCATACATAATATGAGTAACAGAAGCGAAGGTCCATTTATACCTGTCAATTGCGGTGCAATCCCGGAAAACCTGATTGAAAGCGAACTTTTTGGCTACGTGGAAGGGGCTTTTACCAGCGCACGGAAAGACGGCGCCAAAGGGAAATTCACACTCGCCCATAAAGGTATCCTATTCTTGGATGAGGTTGGCGAGTTACCGCTTAACGTACAGGTAAAACTGCTTCGCGTCCTCCAGGAACGCGTCGTCACACCAATTGGAAGTACGACATCACACCCTGTTGATATTCAAGTGATTGCCGCAACAAATAAATCGCTCGAAAAAATGGTGAAAAAAGGTGAATTTCGAGAAGACTTATATTATCGCCTTCATGTCGTACCCATCCATCTTCCGCCGCTTAGGAATCGTGTAGATGAAATCCCCCATCTGGTTCAATTTTTTTTACAAAAGTACAATACACTATACAATCGAAATGTGGCTTTCACTCCTGATGCAATCGACTTGCTATGTATCCATCAATGGCCAGGTAATGTGCGCGAACTTGAAAATACAGTTGAAAGGCTTGTGATTACTAGCGGTATGCCGGAAGTGGATGTTGCATTGGTTAAAGAGGTCCTTCCTTTTAAAGGGCCCAAACCCACTTCAATACCTGTCATCGATTTTCTAATGCCTATGCAGGAAGCAGTCGACCTTGTGGAGGAACAGCTTATCAACATGGCGATGGAACAATACAAATCATTAAAACTAGCAGCGAAGGTATTGGAAGTCAGCCAGCCTACGATGAGCAGGAAATATAAAAAATTACGCAATAAAATTGAGGAAGCACGCTTTTCACCAGTGGATAAACGGGCCATTTTAGAAGAACAAATAAATCAACGTCTTCGTTCCATTGCCGTTGTAACCGCAGCTATCATTCCAGCTGAAGAGGTTATCAGTCTGCAAAAAAATATGAACCGGCAAACTTCCTATTCCCAGAAATTAAAACAAAAGCTTACCATGATTCAAGAAAAGGAAGGTGTAATAGAATGGGTGTTTATATTTATCATGACGGAGGATGGACGTCTGATCCATCTCGTTGCAGACAAAGGCTTTGTAATTGAACCGGGGGAAGAATATATTGGCCCCCCTGAAATGGTTAATGTCGCTTACCAGGCGTTTAATGGTAAAGCTGGTGTAACTCCGATATATGAAGACAGGTACGGTGAGTGGAAAACAAGCTTTGCGCCAATTATTGATGATGATGGCAATATCGTCGCTATTGTAGGATGTGATTATAGCAAAGCCTATTTCAATTCGGAAATGCAACGTCTCCGTAAGCAACTCAATATCCATGTTTGA
- a CDS encoding heme-dependent oxidative N-demethylase family protein, which translates to MFTQSLDFKTTDLDTFPFPFTSGNYRYSNDLKRLSNINCIEVTTEYRLQVETKRRLLQEQPHIRFQSFSHTMEMQWEVLEMLIDMATDRYPEHFEVIKDGDNWTFKNHIFGESDSFVYGDASTLPNEPLDYIGRHFHNDFVLMVHRDSNFYLEVGQVSYAALFSANWNKGMSFDEIHAPVPFVSRKGDELADRVRRFLLSIEPGKPWTRINWNLMANRWDVNYETMDVWGPQRSEITPENAGELVRLRVEEQKFYNMPRSNAILFVLNTQFLPLEDLTLRQDWFDLTYSVLQDIPEPMAAYKGIAPFLPQSVEYLRRIDEKQKANLNNE; encoded by the coding sequence ATGTTTACACAAAGTTTAGATTTCAAAACAACTGATTTAGACACATTCCCATTTCCATTCACTTCAGGTAACTATCGTTATTCAAACGATTTGAAAAGACTCTCAAACATTAACTGTATTGAAGTTACAACAGAATACAGACTCCAAGTGGAAACGAAGCGCCGTCTCCTTCAAGAACAGCCGCATATAAGGTTTCAATCTTTTTCACACACAATGGAAATGCAATGGGAAGTGTTGGAGATGCTTATCGATATGGCAACTGATCGCTATCCAGAGCATTTCGAAGTCATTAAAGATGGAGACAACTGGACTTTCAAGAACCACATTTTCGGCGAATCCGATTCATTCGTGTATGGCGATGCCAGCACGCTTCCAAATGAGCCGCTTGATTATATAGGCCGACATTTCCACAATGATTTTGTTTTAATGGTTCATCGCGACAGTAATTTCTATTTGGAAGTGGGGCAGGTTTCATACGCCGCACTCTTCTCAGCTAACTGGAATAAAGGCATGTCCTTTGATGAGATCCATGCACCTGTTCCATTTGTATCGCGGAAAGGCGATGAACTGGCAGATCGCGTTCGAAGGTTTTTATTATCCATTGAGCCAGGAAAGCCATGGACACGCATCAACTGGAACCTGATGGCAAACCGTTGGGATGTCAATTATGAAACGATGGATGTCTGGGGACCGCAGCGTTCTGAAATAACACCGGAAAATGCAGGTGAACTTGTCCGTTTGCGTGTTGAAGAGCAAAAATTTTATAACATGCCACGAAGCAACGCCATTCTATTCGTATTGAATACGCAGTTCCTGCCACTGGAGGATTTGACATTGCGTCAGGATTGGTTTGATCTGACATATAGCGTACTGCAGGATATTCCGGAACCTATGGCTGCATACAAAGGAATTGCCCCGTTTCTTCCGCAATCAGTTGAATATTTAAGGCGTATTGATGAAAAACAAAAAGCAAATCTAAACAATGAGTAG
- a CDS encoding amidohydrolase has product MKTIQETVVDEVISWRRHFHENPELSYQEYQTSEFIYRKLRTFTGLEVTRPTETSVLAVLKGSKKSARKSNTITFRADIDALPIQEEAEIDYQSRNPGVMHACGHDAHAAMLLGAAKVLSGKKDAIDGEIRFIFQHAEEVLPGGAQELVKKGVMEGVDYAFALHVTPYERTGTICLREGVFCAAADDFEIKIIGQGGHASTPELTVDPLLIGAEITTNLQHIVSRKISALRTPVISVTQFHSGSALNVIPEYAEIGGTIRSLDSDSRVKAREYLEQIVKGISETHGAKCEITWYLGYPAVVNDKAAVDISKMVMEGIFEENNIILVDDPMFGTEDFSAFSEIVPSSMQFLGVHNDEFGKAYPLHHPKFKIDEKALGYGVRYFVGIADKLCGHQNN; this is encoded by the coding sequence ATGAAAACAATACAGGAGACAGTTGTCGATGAAGTGATTTCATGGCGACGTCATTTTCACGAAAATCCGGAGCTCTCTTATCAGGAATACCAGACTTCTGAATTCATCTACAGGAAATTAAGAACCTTTACAGGATTAGAAGTGACGAGACCTACCGAAACGAGCGTTTTAGCGGTTCTCAAAGGATCTAAAAAATCGGCCCGAAAATCGAATACCATCACCTTTCGTGCCGATATCGATGCACTGCCGATTCAAGAAGAAGCAGAAATTGATTATCAATCTAGAAATCCTGGAGTTATGCATGCATGTGGACATGATGCACATGCTGCGATGTTATTAGGTGCTGCTAAAGTCCTGTCTGGGAAAAAAGATGCGATTGATGGAGAAATCAGGTTTATTTTCCAACACGCCGAAGAGGTACTGCCAGGGGGAGCTCAGGAATTGGTGAAAAAAGGGGTCATGGAAGGAGTGGATTATGCATTTGCACTGCATGTTACTCCTTATGAACGAACAGGAACGATATGTTTAAGGGAAGGGGTATTCTGTGCAGCAGCCGATGATTTTGAAATTAAAATCATTGGTCAGGGCGGTCATGCGTCGACTCCGGAATTAACGGTAGATCCGCTACTAATTGGTGCAGAAATTACGACGAATCTACAACATATCGTTTCCAGAAAAATTTCAGCTCTTAGGACACCCGTCATTTCAGTCACTCAGTTCCATTCCGGTAGTGCGCTCAATGTCATACCTGAATATGCGGAAATCGGCGGTACCATTCGTTCTTTAGATTCCGATAGCCGAGTGAAAGCAAGGGAGTATCTAGAGCAAATCGTTAAGGGGATTTCAGAAACGCATGGGGCAAAATGTGAAATTACTTGGTATTTAGGGTATCCAGCCGTGGTAAATGATAAAGCAGCTGTCGATATTTCAAAAATGGTCATGGAAGGGATTTTTGAAGAAAATAATATCATCCTGGTTGATGATCCTATGTTCGGGACAGAAGATTTTTCGGCTTTTTCCGAAATCGTACCCTCTTCCATGCAATTTCTAGGCGTTCATAATGATGAATTTGGAAAAGCTTACCCTTTGCACCATCCTAAATTTAAAATCGATGAGAAGGCTTTAGGGTATGGAGTAAGATATTTTGTAGGAATAGCGGATAAATTATGCGGACATCAAAATAATTGA
- a CDS encoding amino acid permease gives MGYGLENNDQLQRSMKRRHLFMLSLGGVIGTGLFLNAGYTINQAGAGGALVGYLAGGLILYMVMVCLGELAVHMPVTGSFQKYASEYIGPSAGFSLGWMYFVGSAATAGVEFTAAGILMKQWFPHSPTWIWCAVFIVLLFTLNALTTRGFAEAEYWFAGIKIVAVILFILIGIAGIFGFVSLSDRPTPFFENLAPSGLFPAGGITIIFVTMMNVIFSYQGSELIGIAAGESEKPEENIPKAIRNVLFRIIVFYISSIIILSAIFPSSELGLLESPFVTLMKIAGIPYAAGIMNFIILTAILSVGNSCLYASTRLLWSMAHDGMAPKVFGLLSKRKVPLNALLFTICFSLLSLLTSFIAADTVFVILMSIAGISVTISWMGIALSQYMFRRKFIKAGGKTEDLQYTVPFYPFVPLFCLGFCLLILVFLAFDPTQRVGLFYGIGFLVACILFYKFKLAKKVESNTNFENEKIL, from the coding sequence ATGGGGTATGGACTGGAGAATAATGATCAGCTGCAACGCTCGATGAAAAGACGCCATTTATTTATGCTTTCACTTGGCGGAGTAATCGGTACAGGACTTTTTTTAAATGCAGGCTATACAATTAACCAAGCGGGGGCAGGAGGGGCCCTGGTCGGTTATCTAGCTGGCGGTCTTATTTTGTATATGGTAATGGTCTGCCTTGGCGAGCTAGCCGTTCATATGCCGGTTACAGGTTCATTCCAGAAATATGCATCAGAATATATAGGGCCATCCGCTGGTTTCTCTCTAGGATGGATGTATTTTGTAGGTTCAGCCGCAACTGCAGGAGTTGAGTTCACGGCTGCAGGAATATTGATGAAACAATGGTTCCCCCATAGTCCTACCTGGATTTGGTGTGCTGTGTTCATAGTGCTTTTATTTACTTTGAATGCATTAACGACAAGAGGTTTTGCAGAAGCGGAATATTGGTTCGCTGGAATAAAAATCGTTGCAGTGATTTTGTTTATCTTGATTGGAATCGCTGGCATCTTTGGTTTTGTCTCTTTATCTGATCGTCCAACCCCATTCTTTGAGAATTTGGCTCCTTCTGGTCTATTTCCAGCTGGGGGGATTACAATTATCTTTGTGACAATGATGAATGTAATATTTTCTTATCAAGGCTCAGAACTAATAGGAATAGCGGCAGGGGAAAGTGAAAAACCTGAAGAGAATATCCCTAAAGCCATTCGAAACGTACTATTTAGGATCATTGTTTTCTACATTTCGTCCATTATCATCCTTTCCGCCATATTCCCTTCTTCGGAATTAGGCTTATTGGAAAGTCCTTTTGTCACTTTGATGAAGATAGCCGGGATTCCTTATGCAGCAGGTATCATGAATTTCATTATTTTGACAGCCATTCTCTCTGTGGGGAATTCATGTCTTTATGCATCTACAAGGCTGCTTTGGTCGATGGCTCATGACGGAATGGCACCCAAGGTGTTTGGTCTATTATCCAAGAGGAAAGTGCCATTGAATGCCCTTCTTTTTACAATCTGTTTTTCGCTTCTATCGTTATTGACTAGCTTCATTGCGGCTGATACTGTGTTCGTGATTCTTATGTCCATAGCGGGTATTTCCGTCACGATCTCATGGATGGGAATTGCTTTATCGCAATATATGTTTAGAAGGAAATTTATAAAAGCGGGTGGTAAAACGGAAGATTTACAATACACGGTACCCTTTTACCCATTTGTCCCGTTGTTTTGTTTAGGCTTTTGTTTGCTGATTCTAGTATTCCTTGCCTTTGATCCTACTCAACGAGTCGGACTGTTTTATGGAATAGGATTTTTGGTAGCTTGTATATTATTCTATAAATTTAAACTGGCTAAGAAAGTGGAGTCAAACACTAACTTTGAAAATGAAAAAATATTGTAA